A region from the Vanacampus margaritifer isolate UIUO_Vmar chromosome 5, RoL_Vmar_1.0, whole genome shotgun sequence genome encodes:
- the srpra gene encoding signal recognition particle receptor subunit alpha: protein MLDFFTIFSKGGIVLWCFQGTGVTESFTGPVNALIRSVILQERSGNNSFNHEALNLKYKLDNEFELIFVVGFQKILTLTYVDKFIDDVQLHFRDRYKNELEQKGAMKLLNHSFKFEDNFKMLLREAEESSKARSPVPMRSFKESEKSQKTVKSMIETKGGDRDKEQGSKKSKNTKKEASAVDPVKADQGKAASKLVENGNHGLTAEEIMQKKREEFFRKRTAGTVEKVSKSPKPQKPKEKQRRVWDMGGNSTKDLDYSDRNGESSPNGCDQNQDAPIDPGMQLNPMIGDLLSVECDSSEEEEEEEEEEEEEERVVVSATTKTSAKKRGGFGGMFGMLKGLVGSKSLNLEDMEPVLEKLKDHLIAKNVAAEIASQLCDSVAKKLEGKVMGTFTTVASTVKQALQESLVQILQPKRRVDILRDVMEAQSQRRPFVITFCGVNGVGKSTNLAKISFWLIENGFTVLIAACDTFRAGAVEQLRTHQRRLNSLHPPEKHGGRTMVQLYEKGYGKDAAGIAMEAIAYSRNQAFDVVLVDTAGRMQDNAPLMTALAKLIAVNMPDLVLFVGEALVGNEAVDQLVKFNQALADHSMSDKPRLIDGIVLTKFDTIDDKVGAAISMTYTTGQPIVFVGTGQTYNDLRSLNARAVVSALMKA, encoded by the exons ATGCTAGATTTCTTCACCATCTTCAGTAAAGGGGGGATAGTGCTGTGGTGCTTTCAGGGAACCGGTGTCACCGAGTCTTTCACCGGGCCTGTCAACGCCCTGATCCGCTCCGTGATCCTGCAG GAGCGGAGCGGAAATAACTCGTTCAACCATGAAGCCCTGAATCTTAAATATAAACTGGACAACGagtttgagttgatttttgtg gTGGGTTTTCAAAAGATCCTGACTCTTACATATGTGGACAAGTTCATAGATGACGTCCAGCTGCATTTTAGAGACCGTTATAAGAATGAACTGGAACAAAAGGGAGCGATGAAGCTTCTCAATCACAGCTTCAAGTTTGAGGATAATTTCAAAATGCTTCTTCG AGAGGCAGAAGAGAGCAGCAAAGCTCGGAGCCCCGTACCCATGCGCTCTTTTAAGGAGTctgaaaaatcccaaaaaacTGTGAAGTCAATGATAGAAACAAAGGGTGGGGACAGAGACAAGGAGCAGGGTAGCAAGAAGAGCAAGAATACCAAAAAGGAAG CTTCTGCAGTAGACCCTGTCAAAGCAGATCAAGGCAAAGCTGCCTCAAAGCTGGTCGAGAACGGCAACCATGGCCTAACTGCTGAGGAGATCATGCAGAAGAAGAGAGAGGAGTTCTTTCGCAAGCGAACAGCGGGAACTGTTGAAAAAGTCAG TAAGTCTCCAAAGCCTCAGAAGCCCAAGGAGAAACAGAGGCGTGTTTGGGACATGGGTGGCAACAGTACCAAGGACCTGGACTATAGTGACAGGAACGGAGAGAGTTCCCCTAATGGTTGTGACCAAAACCAGGATGCACCTATTGATCCT GGGATGCAGCTAAACCCCATGATTGGAGATTTGCTGTCTGTGGAATGTGATTccagtgaggaggaggaggaggaagaagaggaggaggaagaggaggaaagaGTTGTTGTCAGTGCAACAACCAAGACAAG TGCCAAGAAGCGTGGCGGCTTTGGCGGCATGTTTGGCATGCTGAAGGGCTTGGTGGGCTCCAAGAGTCTGAACCTGGAGGACATGGAGCCAGTTTTAGAAAAGTTGAAGGACCACCTCATTG CAAAGAATGTAGCAGCCGAAATCGCCTCACAGCTTTGTGACTCTGTAGCCAAAAAACTGGAAGGCAAAGTCATGGGCACCTTCACCA CTGTTGCCTCAACAGTAAAGCAGGCCCTGCAAGAATCGCTGGTGCAGATTCTGCAGCCCAAGCGCAGGGTGGATATTCTGAGAGACGTCATGGAGGCGCAGAGCCAGAGGAGACCTTTCGTCATTACGTTCTGTGGCGTCAACGGGGTTGGAAAGTCCACCAATCTGGCAAAG ATCTCATTCTGGCTCATTGAGAACGGTTTCACAGTGCTGATTGCAGCCTGCGACACGTTCCGCGCCGGGGCGGTGGAACAGCTGCGAACCCACCAGCGTCGCCTGAACTCGCTGCACCCTCCGGAGAAGCACGGAGGGCGAACGATGGTCCAGCTCTATGAGAAGGGCTACGGGAAGGATGCTGCTGGAATTGCAATGGAGGCCATCGCTTATT CTCGCAACCAGGCTTTCGACGTGGTGCTGGTGGACACGGCGGGGCGCATGCAGGACAACGCGCCCCTCATGACAGCCCTGGCTAAACTCATTGCTGTCAACATGCCTGACCTCGTGCTGTTCGTCGGGGAGGCTCTGGTGGGCAACGAGGCAGTCGATCAATTG GTGAAGTTCAACCAAGCTCTGGCTGACCACTCCATGTCTGACAAACCTCGTCTCATTGACGGCATCGTGCTCACCAAGTTTGACACCATCGACGACAAG GTTGGTGCGGCCATTTCTATGACCTACACCACGGGCCAGCCAATAGTGTTCGTGGGTACTGGCCAGACATACAATGACCTGCGTAGTCTCAACGCCCGCGCTGTGGTCAGCGCCCTAATGAAGGCTTAA